The Caenorhabditis elegans chromosome II genome has a segment encoding these proteins:
- the unc-105 gene encoding Degenerin-like protein unc-105 (Confirmed by transcript evidence): MENASSTAQLSIDIEDNGQAAQLPPQPPSRHHQWAQDQNRKNMSFEKSGHATRNASEDSKNIRFLGDHAPPSGARKRSHNKRLHDWRRRLSVNPELLRRHGLRNIRMNGHLDWNQLRKSFEKQSTFHGISHAATADGKWRWFWYTAFTICLLALLIQIFFLISKYRQYGKTVDLDLKFENAPFPSITICNLNPYKKSAIQSNPNTKAMMEAYSRRIGSGDKTEGIAAALSATGGLHAKVRRAKRKAKGKPRLRDRRYHQAFAQCLCDIEQLTGDRKGSCFAAFKGKIEIDTNNTAGFMNLHTSRCLCQLDTVSKALWPCFPYSSWKEKLCSECVDNTGHCPMRFYKGNELYENIKEQVDLCLCHKEYNHCVSTRDDGIILEISPNDELNDLDIGKKIASQLSAQQEKQAEVTTTEAPTVTQALGFEELTDDIAITSQAQENLMFAVGEMSEKAKESMSYELDELVLKCSFNQKDCQMDRDFTLHYDNTFGNCYTFNYNRTAEVASHRAGANYGLRVLLYANVSEYLPTTEAVGFRITVHDKHIVPFPDAFGYSAPTGFMSSFGVRMKQFIRLEPPYGHCRHGGEDAATFVYTGFQYSVEACHRSCAQKVIVEACGCADPMYPVAEMFGNNTKPCQAVNMDQRECLRNTTLWLGELYSKGKEAIIPDCYCHQPCQETNYEVTYSSARWPSGSAKVMECLPGDFLCLEKYRKNAAMVQIFYEELNYETMQESPAYTLTSVLADLGGLTGLWIGASVVSLLEIVTLIVFATQAYVRKRKGVSLNTLHKSSTTQSVKLSVMDIRSIKSIHSNHSSKSKQSILIEDLPPAIQEQSDDEEETTESSRTNGSCRYLAPGEDLPCLCKYHPDGSIRIMKALCPVHGYMVRRNYDYSVSNSEEEDAEDEVHREPEPFYSAPYEHRKKSHPHKKSVHKKSTTALDEDLAMEAHNDPDGNRPVSPEEP; encoded by the exons ATGGAGAATGCGTCGTCAACTGCCCAGCTATCGATAGATATCGAAGATAATGGACAGGCAGCACAGTTACCACCACAGCCACCTAGTAGGCATCATCAATGGGCTCAGGATCAAAATCGAAAGAATATGTCATTTGAGAAATCAGGACACG caacACGAAATGCTTCAGAAGACAGTAAGAACATCAGATTTCTTGGAGACCATGCTCCGCCCAGTGGAGCTCGAAAAAGATCTCATAACAAACGGTTACACGACTGGAGACGGCGACTGTCAGTCAATCCAGAATTACTGAGAAGGCATG gtcTTCGAAACATACGGATGAATGGTCATTTAGACTGGAACCAGCtcagaaaaagtttcgaaaaacagTCAACATTCCACGGAATTTCACATGCAGCTACTGCAGATGGAAAATGGAGATG gttCTGGTACACAGCATTTACGATATGTCTTCTTGCACTGCTCATACAGATATTCTTTCTCATATCAAAATATCGTCAATATGGTAAAACGGTCGATCTTGAT ctcaaatttgaaaacgcTCCATTTCCATCAATCACAATATGCAATTTAAATCCGTATAAGAAAAGTGCAATACAGTCGAATCCTAATACAAAAGCTATGATGGAAGCATACAGTCGACGGATAGGTTCTGGTGATAAAACTGAAGGAATTGCAGCAGCACTATCAGCAACTGGTGGACTACATGCTAAAG ttcgtAGAGCAAAACGAAAAGCAAAGGGAAAACCAAGGTTACGGGATCGTCGATATCATCAAGCATTCGCACAGTGTCTATGTGACATTGAACAGCTAACTGGTGACAGAAAAGGTTCTTGCTTTGCGGCTTTCAAAGGAAAAATAGAAATCGATACAAATAATACTGCTGGTTTTATGAATTTGCATACATCTCGATGTCTTTGTCAACTAGATACGGTTTCTAAAGCACTTTGGCCATGTTTTCCAT ATTCTTCGTGGAAGGAGAAACTATGTTCGGAATGTGTGGATAACACGGGACACTGTCCAATGAGATTTTACAAAGGAAATGAActttatgaaaatatcaaagagCAAGTTGATTTATGTCTTTGTCATAAAGAATACAACCATTGTGTTTCTACGAGAGATGATGGGATAATTCTTGAAATAAGCCCAAATGACGAACTGAATGATTTGgatattggcaaaaaaatcgcATCACAGTTGAGTGCTCAACAGGAAAAACAAGCCGAAGTTACTACTACGGAAGCACCAACAGTGACTCAGGCGTTAGGATTTGAAGAATTAACTGATGATATTGCAATTACTTCACAAGCACAAGAAAATCTTATGTTCGCAGTTGGAGAGATGTCAGAAAAAGCGAAGGAAAGTATGTCCTATGAATTAGATGAGCTTGTATTGAAATGCTCTTTTAATCAAAAAGATTGCCAAATGGATAG AGACTTCACGTTGCATTATGATAACACATTTGGAAATTGCTATACTTTCAATTACAATCGAACTGCAGAAGTCGCGTCGCATAGAGCAGGAGCGAATTATGGTCTTCGTGTACTGTTATATGCTAATGTTAGTGAGTATTTACCAACAACTGAAGCTGTCGGATTTCGGATTACTGTACACGATAAACACATTGTTCCGTTCCCAGATGCTTTTGGTTATTCTGCTCCAACAGGATTTATGTCGTCTTTTGGAGTTAGAAtg AAACAATTCATACGTCTCGAACCACCATACGGACATTGTCGTCACGGAGGAGAAGATGCAGCGACGTTTGTGTATACTGGTTTCCAATATTCCGTAGAGGCATGCCATAGAAGTTGTGCTCAGAAAGTGATAGTTGAAGCGTGCGGATGTGCAGATCCAATGTATCCAGTTGCTGAGATGTTTGGAAATAATACTAAACCGTGTCAGGCTGTTAATATGGACCAAAGAGAGTGCCTCAGAAATACTACACTCTGGTTGGGAGAATTGTATTCAAAAGGAAAAGAAGCAATCATTCCTGATTGCTACTGCCATCAGCCTTGCCA AGAGACCAACTATGAAGTTACATATTCATCAGCTCGATGGCCATCAGGATCCGCAAAGGTTATGGAGTGTTTACCAGGAGACTTTCTTTGCTTGGAAAAGTATCGAAAGAATGCAGCAATGGTTCAAATATTCTACGAAGAATTGAACTATGAAACAATGCAAGAAAGCCCCGCGTACACTCTCACATCAGTTCTCGCTGATCTTGGTGGTCTCACAGGTTTATGGATCGGTGCATCAGTTGTATCACTTCTTGAAATTGTAACTTTAATCGTATTTGCAACACAAGCTTATGTCAGAAAACGGAAAGG GGTTTCATTGAATACTCTTCACAAAAGCAGTACAACTCAAAGTGTCAAATTATCTGTGATGGATATTCGATCAATTAAGTCGATCCATTCGAATCATTCGTCGAAAAGCAAACAGTCGATTCTCATTGAGGATCTTCCGCCAGCAATTCAG GAGCAAAGTGACGATGAAGAAGAAACAACAGAATCTTCAAGAACAAATGGTTCATGTCGATATCTGGCGCCTGGAGAAGATCTTCCGTGTCTTTGCAAGTATCATCCAGATGGTTCAATACGAATTATGAAAGCATTATGTCCCGTACATGGCTATATGGTTCGTCGAAACTATGACTACAG CGTGTCGAATAGTGAAGAAGAAGACGCAGAAGACGAAGTTCATCGAGAGCCGGAGCCATTCTATTCTGCCCCGTATGAGCATCGCAAAAA AAGTCATCCTCACAAAAAATCTGTTCATAAGAAATCAACAACGGCACTCGATGAAGATCTAGCCATGGAGGCACACAATGATCCAGATGGTAATCGACCAGTCTCTCCAGAAGAACCATAA
- the unc-105 gene encoding Degenerin-like protein unc-105 (Confirmed by transcript evidence), giving the protein MENASSTAQLSIDIEDNGQAAQLPPQPPSRHHQWAQDQNRKNMSFEKSGHATRNASEDSKNIRFLGDHAPPSGARKRSHNKRLHDWRRRLSVNPELLRRHGLRNIRMNGHLDWNQLRKSFEKQSTFHGISHAATADGKWRWFWYTAFTICLLALLIQIFFLISKYRQYGKTVDLDLKFENAPFPSITICNLNPYKKSAIQSNPNTKAMMEAYSRRIGSGDKTEGIAAALSATGGLHAKVRRAKRKAKGKPRLRDRRYHQAFAQCLCDIEQLTGDRKGSCFAAFKGKIEIDTNNTAGFMNLHTSRCLCQLDTVSKALWPCFPYSSWKEKLCSECVDNTGHCPMRFYKGNELYENIKEQVDLCLCHKEYNHCVSTRDDGIILEISPNDELNDLDIGKKIASQLSAQQEKQAEVTTTEAPTVTQALGFEELTDDIAITSQAQENLMFAVGEMSEKAKESMSYELDELVLKCSFNQKDCQMDRDFTLHYDNTFGNCYTFNYNRTAEVASHRAGANYGLRVLLYANVSEYLPTTEAVGFRITVHDKHIVPFPDAFGYSAPTGFMSSFGVRMKQFIRLEPPYGHCRHGGEDAATFVYTGFQYSVEACHRSCAQKVIVEACGCADPMYPVAEMFGNNTKPCQAVNMDQRECLRNTTLWLGELYSKGKEAIIPDCYCHQPCQETNYEVTYSSARWPSGSAKVMECLPGDFLCLEKYRKNAAMVQIFYEELNYETMQESPAYTLTSVLADLGGLTGLWIGASVVSLLEIVTLIVFATQAYVRKRKGSISAQSHHSVPVHRASRVSLNTLHKSSTTQSVKLSVMDIRSIKSIHSNHSSKSKQSILIEDLPPAIQEQSDDEEETTESSRTNGSCRYLAPGEDLPCLCKYHPDGSIRIMKALCPVHGYMVRRNYDYSVSNSEEEDAEDEVHREPEPFYSAPYEHRKK; this is encoded by the exons ATGGAGAATGCGTCGTCAACTGCCCAGCTATCGATAGATATCGAAGATAATGGACAGGCAGCACAGTTACCACCACAGCCACCTAGTAGGCATCATCAATGGGCTCAGGATCAAAATCGAAAGAATATGTCATTTGAGAAATCAGGACACG caacACGAAATGCTTCAGAAGACAGTAAGAACATCAGATTTCTTGGAGACCATGCTCCGCCCAGTGGAGCTCGAAAAAGATCTCATAACAAACGGTTACACGACTGGAGACGGCGACTGTCAGTCAATCCAGAATTACTGAGAAGGCATG gtcTTCGAAACATACGGATGAATGGTCATTTAGACTGGAACCAGCtcagaaaaagtttcgaaaaacagTCAACATTCCACGGAATTTCACATGCAGCTACTGCAGATGGAAAATGGAGATG gttCTGGTACACAGCATTTACGATATGTCTTCTTGCACTGCTCATACAGATATTCTTTCTCATATCAAAATATCGTCAATATGGTAAAACGGTCGATCTTGAT ctcaaatttgaaaacgcTCCATTTCCATCAATCACAATATGCAATTTAAATCCGTATAAGAAAAGTGCAATACAGTCGAATCCTAATACAAAAGCTATGATGGAAGCATACAGTCGACGGATAGGTTCTGGTGATAAAACTGAAGGAATTGCAGCAGCACTATCAGCAACTGGTGGACTACATGCTAAAG ttcgtAGAGCAAAACGAAAAGCAAAGGGAAAACCAAGGTTACGGGATCGTCGATATCATCAAGCATTCGCACAGTGTCTATGTGACATTGAACAGCTAACTGGTGACAGAAAAGGTTCTTGCTTTGCGGCTTTCAAAGGAAAAATAGAAATCGATACAAATAATACTGCTGGTTTTATGAATTTGCATACATCTCGATGTCTTTGTCAACTAGATACGGTTTCTAAAGCACTTTGGCCATGTTTTCCAT ATTCTTCGTGGAAGGAGAAACTATGTTCGGAATGTGTGGATAACACGGGACACTGTCCAATGAGATTTTACAAAGGAAATGAActttatgaaaatatcaaagagCAAGTTGATTTATGTCTTTGTCATAAAGAATACAACCATTGTGTTTCTACGAGAGATGATGGGATAATTCTTGAAATAAGCCCAAATGACGAACTGAATGATTTGgatattggcaaaaaaatcgcATCACAGTTGAGTGCTCAACAGGAAAAACAAGCCGAAGTTACTACTACGGAAGCACCAACAGTGACTCAGGCGTTAGGATTTGAAGAATTAACTGATGATATTGCAATTACTTCACAAGCACAAGAAAATCTTATGTTCGCAGTTGGAGAGATGTCAGAAAAAGCGAAGGAAAGTATGTCCTATGAATTAGATGAGCTTGTATTGAAATGCTCTTTTAATCAAAAAGATTGCCAAATGGATAG AGACTTCACGTTGCATTATGATAACACATTTGGAAATTGCTATACTTTCAATTACAATCGAACTGCAGAAGTCGCGTCGCATAGAGCAGGAGCGAATTATGGTCTTCGTGTACTGTTATATGCTAATGTTAGTGAGTATTTACCAACAACTGAAGCTGTCGGATTTCGGATTACTGTACACGATAAACACATTGTTCCGTTCCCAGATGCTTTTGGTTATTCTGCTCCAACAGGATTTATGTCGTCTTTTGGAGTTAGAAtg AAACAATTCATACGTCTCGAACCACCATACGGACATTGTCGTCACGGAGGAGAAGATGCAGCGACGTTTGTGTATACTGGTTTCCAATATTCCGTAGAGGCATGCCATAGAAGTTGTGCTCAGAAAGTGATAGTTGAAGCGTGCGGATGTGCAGATCCAATGTATCCAGTTGCTGAGATGTTTGGAAATAATACTAAACCGTGTCAGGCTGTTAATATGGACCAAAGAGAGTGCCTCAGAAATACTACACTCTGGTTGGGAGAATTGTATTCAAAAGGAAAAGAAGCAATCATTCCTGATTGCTACTGCCATCAGCCTTGCCA AGAGACCAACTATGAAGTTACATATTCATCAGCTCGATGGCCATCAGGATCCGCAAAGGTTATGGAGTGTTTACCAGGAGACTTTCTTTGCTTGGAAAAGTATCGAAAGAATGCAGCAATGGTTCAAATATTCTACGAAGAATTGAACTATGAAACAATGCAAGAAAGCCCCGCGTACACTCTCACATCAGTTCTCGCTGATCTTGGTGGTCTCACAGGTTTATGGATCGGTGCATCAGTTGTATCACTTCTTGAAATTGTAACTTTAATCGTATTTGCAACACAAGCTTATGTCAGAAAACGGAAAGG CTCGATTTCGGCCCAATCACATCATTCAGTACCCGTCCATAGAGCTTCCAGGGTTTCATTGAATACTCTTCACAAAAGCAGTACAACTCAAAGTGTCAAATTATCTGTGATGGATATTCGATCAATTAAGTCGATCCATTCGAATCATTCGTCGAAAAGCAAACAGTCGATTCTCATTGAGGATCTTCCGCCAGCAATTCAG GAGCAAAGTGACGATGAAGAAGAAACAACAGAATCTTCAAGAACAAATGGTTCATGTCGATATCTGGCGCCTGGAGAAGATCTTCCGTGTCTTTGCAAGTATCATCCAGATGGTTCAATACGAATTATGAAAGCATTATGTCCCGTACATGGCTATATGGTTCGTCGAAACTATGACTACAG CGTGTCGAATAGTGAAGAAGAAGACGCAGAAGACGAAGTTCATCGAGAGCCGGAGCCATTCTATTCTGCCCCGTATGAGCATCGCAAAAAGTGA
- the unc-105 gene encoding Degenerin-like protein unc-105 (Confirmed by transcript evidence), translated as MENASSTAQLSIDIEDNGQAAQLPPQPPSRHHQWAQDQNRKNMSFEKSGHATRNASEDSKNIRFLGDHAPPSGARKRSHNKRLHDWRRRLSVNPELLRRHGLRNIRMNGHLDWNQLRKSFEKQSTFHGISHAATADGKWRWFWYTAFTICLLALLIQIFFLISKYRQYGKTVDLDLKFENAPFPSITICNLNPYKKSAIQSNPNTKAMMEAYSRRIGSGDKTEGIAAALSATGGLHAKVRRAKRKAKGKPRLRDRRYHQAFAQCLCDIEQLTGDRKGSCFAAFKGKIEIDTNNTAGFMNLHTSRCLCQLDTVSKALWPCFPYSSWKEKLCSECVDNTGHCPMRFYKGNELYENIKEQVDLCLCHKEYNHCVSTRDDGIILEISPNDELNDLDIGKKIASQLSAQQEKQAEVTTTEAPTVTQALGFEELTDDIAITSQAQENLMFAVGEMSEKAKESMSYELDELVLKCSFNQKDCQMDRDFTLHYDNTFGNCYTFNYNRTAEVASHRAGANYGLRVLLYANVSEYLPTTEAVGFRITVHDKHIVPFPDAFGYSAPTGFMSSFGVRMKQFIRLEPPYGHCRHGGEDAATFVYTGFQYSVEACHRSCAQKVIVEACGCADPMYPVAEMFGNNTKPCQAVNMDQRECLRNTTLWLGELYSKGKEAIIPDCYCHQPCQETNYEVTYSSARWPSGSAKVMECLPGDFLCLEKYRKNAAMVQIFYEELNYETMQESPAYTLTSVLADLGGLTGLWIGASVVSLLEIVTLIVFATQAYVRKRKGSISAQSHHSVPVHRASRVSLNTLHKSSTTQSVKLSVMDIRSIKSIHSNHSSKSKQSILIEDLPPAIQEQSDDEEETTESSRTNGSCRYLAPGEDLPCLCKYHPDGSIRIMKALCPVHGYMVRRNYDYSVSNSEEEDAEDEVHREPEPFYSAPYEHRKKSHPHKKSVHKKSTTALDEDLAMEAHNDPDGNRPVSPEEP; from the exons ATGGAGAATGCGTCGTCAACTGCCCAGCTATCGATAGATATCGAAGATAATGGACAGGCAGCACAGTTACCACCACAGCCACCTAGTAGGCATCATCAATGGGCTCAGGATCAAAATCGAAAGAATATGTCATTTGAGAAATCAGGACACG caacACGAAATGCTTCAGAAGACAGTAAGAACATCAGATTTCTTGGAGACCATGCTCCGCCCAGTGGAGCTCGAAAAAGATCTCATAACAAACGGTTACACGACTGGAGACGGCGACTGTCAGTCAATCCAGAATTACTGAGAAGGCATG gtcTTCGAAACATACGGATGAATGGTCATTTAGACTGGAACCAGCtcagaaaaagtttcgaaaaacagTCAACATTCCACGGAATTTCACATGCAGCTACTGCAGATGGAAAATGGAGATG gttCTGGTACACAGCATTTACGATATGTCTTCTTGCACTGCTCATACAGATATTCTTTCTCATATCAAAATATCGTCAATATGGTAAAACGGTCGATCTTGAT ctcaaatttgaaaacgcTCCATTTCCATCAATCACAATATGCAATTTAAATCCGTATAAGAAAAGTGCAATACAGTCGAATCCTAATACAAAAGCTATGATGGAAGCATACAGTCGACGGATAGGTTCTGGTGATAAAACTGAAGGAATTGCAGCAGCACTATCAGCAACTGGTGGACTACATGCTAAAG ttcgtAGAGCAAAACGAAAAGCAAAGGGAAAACCAAGGTTACGGGATCGTCGATATCATCAAGCATTCGCACAGTGTCTATGTGACATTGAACAGCTAACTGGTGACAGAAAAGGTTCTTGCTTTGCGGCTTTCAAAGGAAAAATAGAAATCGATACAAATAATACTGCTGGTTTTATGAATTTGCATACATCTCGATGTCTTTGTCAACTAGATACGGTTTCTAAAGCACTTTGGCCATGTTTTCCAT ATTCTTCGTGGAAGGAGAAACTATGTTCGGAATGTGTGGATAACACGGGACACTGTCCAATGAGATTTTACAAAGGAAATGAActttatgaaaatatcaaagagCAAGTTGATTTATGTCTTTGTCATAAAGAATACAACCATTGTGTTTCTACGAGAGATGATGGGATAATTCTTGAAATAAGCCCAAATGACGAACTGAATGATTTGgatattggcaaaaaaatcgcATCACAGTTGAGTGCTCAACAGGAAAAACAAGCCGAAGTTACTACTACGGAAGCACCAACAGTGACTCAGGCGTTAGGATTTGAAGAATTAACTGATGATATTGCAATTACTTCACAAGCACAAGAAAATCTTATGTTCGCAGTTGGAGAGATGTCAGAAAAAGCGAAGGAAAGTATGTCCTATGAATTAGATGAGCTTGTATTGAAATGCTCTTTTAATCAAAAAGATTGCCAAATGGATAG AGACTTCACGTTGCATTATGATAACACATTTGGAAATTGCTATACTTTCAATTACAATCGAACTGCAGAAGTCGCGTCGCATAGAGCAGGAGCGAATTATGGTCTTCGTGTACTGTTATATGCTAATGTTAGTGAGTATTTACCAACAACTGAAGCTGTCGGATTTCGGATTACTGTACACGATAAACACATTGTTCCGTTCCCAGATGCTTTTGGTTATTCTGCTCCAACAGGATTTATGTCGTCTTTTGGAGTTAGAAtg AAACAATTCATACGTCTCGAACCACCATACGGACATTGTCGTCACGGAGGAGAAGATGCAGCGACGTTTGTGTATACTGGTTTCCAATATTCCGTAGAGGCATGCCATAGAAGTTGTGCTCAGAAAGTGATAGTTGAAGCGTGCGGATGTGCAGATCCAATGTATCCAGTTGCTGAGATGTTTGGAAATAATACTAAACCGTGTCAGGCTGTTAATATGGACCAAAGAGAGTGCCTCAGAAATACTACACTCTGGTTGGGAGAATTGTATTCAAAAGGAAAAGAAGCAATCATTCCTGATTGCTACTGCCATCAGCCTTGCCA AGAGACCAACTATGAAGTTACATATTCATCAGCTCGATGGCCATCAGGATCCGCAAAGGTTATGGAGTGTTTACCAGGAGACTTTCTTTGCTTGGAAAAGTATCGAAAGAATGCAGCAATGGTTCAAATATTCTACGAAGAATTGAACTATGAAACAATGCAAGAAAGCCCCGCGTACACTCTCACATCAGTTCTCGCTGATCTTGGTGGTCTCACAGGTTTATGGATCGGTGCATCAGTTGTATCACTTCTTGAAATTGTAACTTTAATCGTATTTGCAACACAAGCTTATGTCAGAAAACGGAAAGG CTCGATTTCGGCCCAATCACATCATTCAGTACCCGTCCATAGAGCTTCCAGGGTTTCATTGAATACTCTTCACAAAAGCAGTACAACTCAAAGTGTCAAATTATCTGTGATGGATATTCGATCAATTAAGTCGATCCATTCGAATCATTCGTCGAAAAGCAAACAGTCGATTCTCATTGAGGATCTTCCGCCAGCAATTCAG GAGCAAAGTGACGATGAAGAAGAAACAACAGAATCTTCAAGAACAAATGGTTCATGTCGATATCTGGCGCCTGGAGAAGATCTTCCGTGTCTTTGCAAGTATCATCCAGATGGTTCAATACGAATTATGAAAGCATTATGTCCCGTACATGGCTATATGGTTCGTCGAAACTATGACTACAG CGTGTCGAATAGTGAAGAAGAAGACGCAGAAGACGAAGTTCATCGAGAGCCGGAGCCATTCTATTCTGCCCCGTATGAGCATCGCAAAAA AAGTCATCCTCACAAAAAATCTGTTCATAAGAAATCAACAACGGCACTCGATGAAGATCTAGCCATGGAGGCACACAATGATCCAGATGGTAATCGACCAGTCTCTCCAGAAGAACCATAA